Proteins encoded within one genomic window of Micromonospora halotolerans:
- a CDS encoding helix-turn-helix domain-containing protein has protein sequence MASFVDPRFGVALRGFRERRGLSLRSLGQLAHRSKSHLHELETGVKAPTADTARHLDRVLDAGGVLAGMVDAPIDHAAEAGELRARVMASDVGKDVLDRIEQGVDDLASAYPTTAPADLLPLVRRHLAYVGRLLDGRVTLAQQRRLLVAGGWLAVLRATVHIDLRQRAAAAAHLRAAHDLAEHAEHAEIRGWCLETRAWDVLTQGDYQAALDLSRQAQRIAPQGSSAYIQATAQEARAWARMGDVGETRRALDRVEQLTANLPVPERAEHHYRYDPAKAAAYTATTLSWAGDPGAEQVARAVLADLDPDGDGGARPRRSASARLDLGLALVASGQPDEAVALGTEAVVSGRVVPSNWWRATELLAKVEQAGVPEAAALRELCAEYAPRRRQSADSTTG, from the coding sequence ATGGCTTCATTCGTCGACCCGCGCTTCGGCGTAGCTCTGCGTGGGTTTCGGGAGCGACGGGGTCTGTCGCTTCGGTCGCTCGGGCAGCTCGCCCATCGGAGTAAGAGCCACCTGCACGAGCTGGAGACGGGGGTCAAGGCTCCGACCGCCGACACCGCGCGCCACCTGGATCGGGTTCTCGATGCCGGAGGCGTGCTCGCTGGCATGGTCGATGCGCCGATCGACCATGCTGCTGAGGCCGGCGAGCTGCGTGCGAGGGTCATGGCCAGCGACGTCGGCAAGGATGTGCTCGACCGTATCGAGCAGGGCGTCGATGATCTGGCCAGTGCCTATCCGACGACGGCCCCGGCTGATCTCCTGCCGCTGGTACGGCGGCATCTGGCATATGTGGGCCGGCTGCTGGACGGACGCGTCACGCTTGCGCAGCAACGCCGGCTGCTGGTGGCCGGCGGGTGGCTCGCGGTGCTGCGGGCCACCGTGCACATCGACCTGAGACAGCGGGCCGCGGCAGCTGCCCATCTGCGGGCTGCTCATGACCTCGCCGAGCACGCGGAGCATGCGGAGATCCGGGGATGGTGCCTGGAGACCCGCGCCTGGGACGTGCTGACCCAGGGCGACTACCAGGCAGCGCTCGACCTTTCCCGACAGGCCCAACGGATCGCCCCGCAAGGCAGCTCCGCCTACATTCAGGCCACTGCCCAGGAGGCGCGCGCCTGGGCGCGGATGGGTGACGTCGGTGAGACCAGACGAGCGTTGGACCGCGTGGAGCAGCTGACGGCCAACCTGCCGGTTCCAGAGCGTGCCGAGCACCACTATCGCTACGACCCGGCCAAGGCTGCCGCGTACACGGCAACGACCCTGTCATGGGCGGGCGACCCGGGCGCCGAGCAGGTGGCAAGGGCGGTGCTGGCCGACCTGGACCCCGACGGCGACGGAGGTGCACGGCCACGCCGCTCTGCGTCGGCGCGTCTCGACCTCGGTCTTGCCCTGGTTGCCTCCGGGCAGCCGGACGAGGCGGTCGCTCTCGGGACGGAGGCTGTCGTGTCCGGGCGGGTGGTGCCGTCGAACTGGTGGCGAGCGACGGAACTGCTGGCGAAGGTGGAGCAGGCCGGGGTGCCGGAGGCGGCGGCCTTACGTGAACTGTGCGCCGAGTACGCCCCCCGACGCCGGCAATCAGCGGACAGCACAACCGGTTAG
- a CDS encoding GTP pyrophosphokinase produces the protein MTQVAADDWEAEYRAARGTYEAFSLRLQSLIIDLLEDAKIDVIQVEARAKDVDSFVEKIGRKGAKYENPIEEITDLVGLRIITYYLEDVVRVGEILKAQFVIDESNSVDKAAGFDPDRFGYTSVHYVLGLAPARGELAEWRPFKGIRAEIQVRTALQHAWAAVNHKLDYKSTTEAPAKLRRRLFRLSALFELADEQFSELRDERERISSQYEGEVREGHLEIPLNEASLLAYLSDSDTISAFTERLRQLEATVRMHDEKRMARDRRDLLEVLDLYNIETVAELDKYIKSDIFPHMSIPPYTGYATSVPDWLTAYILIDKKASKETVVAIYTEAVWDKLSRAGKIWHEKKRQNVTRKAARPSRMPSTRPPGERAAARPATSSGH, from the coding sequence ATGACTCAGGTAGCCGCCGATGACTGGGAAGCTGAGTATCGCGCCGCACGCGGCACATACGAAGCATTCAGCTTACGCCTTCAATCTCTGATTATTGATCTACTTGAAGACGCTAAAATTGATGTTATTCAAGTCGAGGCTCGCGCCAAGGACGTGGATAGCTTCGTCGAGAAGATTGGACGGAAGGGTGCAAAGTACGAGAATCCAATTGAGGAAATTACGGATCTCGTCGGCCTGAGGATCATCACCTATTACCTTGAAGATGTTGTCCGAGTAGGTGAAATTCTTAAGGCCCAGTTTGTGATTGACGAGTCAAACTCGGTCGACAAGGCCGCAGGATTCGATCCCGACCGATTCGGCTACACCTCGGTACATTACGTGCTAGGACTTGCTCCTGCCCGTGGCGAGTTAGCTGAATGGCGACCGTTCAAGGGAATCCGTGCTGAGATTCAGGTTCGAACCGCGCTACAGCACGCTTGGGCAGCCGTCAACCATAAGCTTGATTATAAATCGACAACCGAAGCCCCGGCAAAGCTTAGGCGGCGGCTGTTTCGCCTCAGTGCACTGTTTGAGCTTGCCGATGAGCAGTTTTCTGAGCTGCGCGATGAGCGCGAGCGGATTTCGTCTCAGTATGAGGGTGAGGTGCGCGAAGGGCACCTGGAGATTCCTCTCAATGAAGCATCCCTGCTCGCCTATCTAAGCGACAGTGATACTATTAGCGCGTTCACTGAACGGCTTCGTCAGCTAGAAGCAACCGTCAGGATGCATGACGAAAAGCGGATGGCAAGAGACCGCAGGGATCTCCTTGAGGTCCTGGATCTTTATAACATTGAAACCGTGGCCGAACTTGACAAGTACATCAAGTCTGACATCTTTCCCCATATGAGCATACCTCCCTACACTGGATATGCAACCAGCGTGCCAGACTGGCTGACGGCATACATCCTCATAGACAAGAAAGCAAGCAAAGAAACCGTTGTTGCTATCTACACCGAGGCGGTCTGGGACAAGCTTTCGAGAGCCGGAAAGATTTGGCACGAAAAGAAGCGGCAGAACGTCACCCGGAAAGCTGCACGGCCATCCCGTATGCCATCGACCCGCCCTCCTGGGGAGCGGGCCGCCGCCCGACCCGCCACGTCAAGCGGACATTGA
- a CDS encoding helix-turn-helix domain-containing protein, which produces MSRDLTPRRYSPAEVAALLGFGISKVKVKIATGELRSIKDGKYRRILPEWVDDYIREQVERQEAA; this is translated from the coding sequence ATGAGCCGAGACCTCACCCCGCGCCGGTACTCGCCCGCCGAGGTCGCCGCTCTGCTCGGCTTCGGTATTTCCAAGGTCAAGGTGAAGATCGCCACCGGCGAGCTGCGCTCCATCAAGGATGGCAAGTACCGCCGCATCCTTCCCGAATGGGTCGACGACTACATCCGCGAACAGGTCGAACGTCAGGAGGCTGCCTGA
- a CDS encoding TIGR02611 family protein, with amino-acid sequence MVTRGSSVEARTTAGPPKGAARAAKRRGYEVPVEGGPRTALAERRHTGWRGRLHTTLELIRANPTGRVALKIFIGLLGAIVVTIGIALIPLPGPGWLLVIAGLGVWAVEFHWARRLLAFTRRHVNAWTRWATSRSLPVRCALGAAGLVFVSVVLWLSLKYSLGIDLVARALHYLATH; translated from the coding sequence ATGGTCACGAGGGGTTCCTCGGTGGAAGCGAGGACCACGGCCGGCCCACCGAAAGGTGCGGCCCGAGCAGCCAAAAGGCGGGGGTACGAGGTGCCTGTCGAAGGGGGTCCGAGGACCGCTCTCGCCGAGCGGCGCCACACCGGATGGCGAGGGCGCCTGCACACCACCCTCGAACTGATCCGGGCCAACCCCACCGGCCGGGTCGCCCTCAAGATCTTCATCGGCCTGCTCGGCGCCATCGTCGTCACCATCGGCATCGCCCTCATCCCACTGCCCGGCCCCGGCTGGCTGCTGGTGATCGCCGGCCTCGGCGTCTGGGCCGTCGAGTTCCACTGGGCGCGGCGGCTGCTCGCCTTCACCCGCCGCCACGTCAACGCCTGGACGCGCTGGGCGACCAGCCGGTCACTGCCGGTGCGGTGCGCCCTGGGGGCCGCCGGGCTGGTGTTCGTGTCGGTCGTGCTGTGGCTGTCGCTCAAGTACAGCCTCGGGATCGACCTCGTGGCGCGGGCCCTGCACTACCTCGCGACGCACTGA
- a CDS encoding SsgA family sporulation/cell division regulator: MSVIRPTTVEVETSLRLVAPDATALPVRASLRYDPADPYAVHVLFHAESAGGEAVSWSFARELLVTGLDEPAGIGDVRVWPWATPRGDFVALALSSPDGNALFEVPRSVLVRFLRRTYVVVPRGREAEHLDVDTAVNRLLAGR, encoded by the coding sequence ATGAGTGTCATCCGACCGACGACCGTAGAGGTCGAGACGTCGCTAAGGCTCGTCGCGCCTGACGCCACCGCCTTGCCGGTGCGTGCCAGTCTGCGTTACGACCCTGCTGACCCGTATGCGGTCCATGTCCTGTTCCACGCCGAATCCGCCGGCGGCGAGGCGGTGAGCTGGTCGTTCGCGCGCGAACTGCTGGTCACCGGTCTCGACGAGCCGGCCGGCATCGGCGATGTCCGGGTCTGGCCGTGGGCCACCCCGCGCGGCGACTTCGTCGCGCTCGCGCTGTCGTCGCCGGACGGCAACGCCCTCTTCGAGGTCCCGCGCAGCGTGCTCGTGCGCTTCCTGCGCCGGACCTACGTCGTCGTCCCGCGCGGCCGCGAGGCCGAGCACCTGGACGTCGACACGGCGGTGAACCGGCTGCTCGCCGGTCGCTGA
- a CDS encoding SDR family oxidoreductase yields the protein MTDLFSVEGKTVLVTGGSRGIGLMIARGFVRAGAKVIISSRKADVCETVAKELSAEGHCEAIPADLGHDEGALGLAQAVRDRTDRLDVLVNNAGATWGAPLESYPEAAFDKLWAVNVKAVFRLTTALLPALRAAATPDDPARVINIGSIDGIRVPWMEVYAYSATKAAVHMLTRSLAHQLAGEQITVNAIAPGPFESKMMAFALHDPASRSAIEQQVPLGRIGRPEDMAGTAIYLSSRAGAYLTGAVIPVDGGITTHG from the coding sequence ATGACGGATCTGTTCTCGGTCGAAGGCAAGACGGTGCTGGTCACCGGCGGCTCACGGGGTATCGGCCTGATGATCGCCCGGGGTTTCGTGCGGGCCGGCGCGAAGGTCATCATCTCCTCGCGCAAGGCCGACGTCTGCGAGACCGTGGCCAAGGAGCTCTCCGCCGAGGGGCACTGCGAGGCTATCCCCGCCGACCTGGGCCACGACGAGGGCGCGCTCGGGCTGGCGCAGGCCGTGCGGGACCGCACCGACCGGCTCGACGTGCTGGTCAACAACGCCGGCGCCACCTGGGGCGCGCCGCTGGAGTCCTACCCGGAGGCCGCGTTCGACAAGCTGTGGGCGGTCAACGTCAAGGCCGTCTTCCGGCTCACCACCGCGCTGCTGCCCGCGCTGCGCGCCGCGGCGACCCCCGACGACCCGGCCCGTGTGATCAACATCGGCTCGATCGACGGCATCCGGGTGCCCTGGATGGAGGTGTACGCCTACTCGGCGACCAAGGCGGCCGTGCACATGCTCACCCGCAGCCTCGCCCACCAGCTCGCCGGCGAGCAGATCACCGTCAACGCCATCGCGCCCGGGCCGTTCGAGAGCAAGATGATGGCCTTCGCGCTGCACGACCCGGCCTCCCGGTCCGCCATCGAGCAGCAGGTGCCGCTGGGCCGGATCGGCCGCCCCGAGGACATGGCGGGCACGGCGATCTACCTGTCGTCGCGCGCCGGCGCGTACCTGACCGGGGCGGTGATCCCGGTCGACGGTGGGATCACCACGCACGGCTGA
- a CDS encoding helix-turn-helix transcriptional regulator — protein MVTTGQPSPATRTDLSARVDADEIVTGALADLAPASGWSRPVLLDADLLILVTHGHGTAELDFRALPCRPGTLLRARPGQVLRCLGPQLDATVVRWGPETLRGLDVDPDAVPAYRQLAGEDEDAVISEVTQLAVDADRHAGIPAAVALLRHQLAVLLLRLSLLPGTGERATPRAETETFRRLCREVERGYRHTRRVEDYAAQLGCSVRTLTRACLAVTGRSAKQVIDERVALQASRLLAATDEPIARIGRRLGFPEPTNFGRFFTREVGVSPGAFRAAREQPLPVRMVRPRPPADSPAPAGRA, from the coding sequence ATGGTCACTACCGGTCAGCCCTCCCCGGCAACCCGCACCGACCTGTCCGCTCGCGTGGACGCCGACGAGATCGTCACCGGTGCGCTCGCCGACCTGGCGCCCGCGTCCGGCTGGTCCCGGCCGGTCCTGCTCGACGCCGACCTGCTGATCCTGGTCACCCATGGGCACGGCACCGCCGAGCTGGACTTCCGCGCGCTGCCCTGCCGCCCTGGCACGCTGCTGCGGGCCCGCCCCGGTCAGGTGCTGCGCTGCCTCGGTCCGCAGCTCGACGCGACGGTGGTGCGGTGGGGTCCGGAGACGCTACGCGGCCTGGACGTCGACCCCGACGCGGTGCCGGCGTACCGGCAGCTCGCCGGCGAGGACGAGGACGCGGTGATCAGCGAGGTGACCCAGCTGGCGGTGGACGCCGACCGGCACGCCGGCATCCCGGCCGCGGTGGCGCTGCTGCGCCACCAGCTCGCCGTGCTGCTGCTGCGGTTGAGCCTGCTGCCCGGCACCGGGGAGCGCGCGACGCCGCGGGCCGAGACGGAGACCTTCCGCCGGCTGTGCCGGGAGGTGGAACGCGGCTACCGGCACACCCGGCGGGTGGAGGACTACGCCGCCCAGCTCGGCTGCTCGGTTCGTACCCTCACCCGGGCCTGCCTGGCGGTGACCGGCCGCAGCGCCAAGCAGGTGATCGACGAGCGGGTGGCGTTGCAGGCCAGCCGGCTGCTCGCCGCCACCGACGAGCCGATCGCCCGGATCGGCCGGCGGCTCGGCTTCCCCGAGCCGACCAACTTCGGTCGGTTCTTCACCCGGGAGGTGGGGGTGAGCCCCGGTGCCTTCCGGGCCGCCCGGGAGCAACCACTGCCCGTCCGCATGGTGCGCCCTCGCCCGCCCGCCGACTCCCCCGCCCCCGCCGGGCGGGCATGA
- a CDS encoding RrF2 family transcriptional regulator — MQISARGDYAVRAALSLATAYPTLVSTQAIAAEQDMPRKFLEAVLADLRRAGVVRAQRGAEGGYTLARPPRDITIGQILRAVDGPLAGVRGLRPEETHYEGAAENLPRLWVAVRAAVRQVVDEVSLAEMASGKLPGHVRKLIARPDAWEPR; from the coding sequence GTGCAGATCTCCGCGCGCGGCGACTACGCGGTCCGGGCCGCTCTGAGCCTGGCCACCGCGTACCCCACCCTGGTGTCCACCCAGGCCATCGCGGCCGAGCAGGACATGCCCCGCAAGTTTCTCGAGGCGGTCCTGGCCGACCTGCGCCGGGCCGGCGTCGTCCGGGCCCAGCGCGGCGCCGAGGGCGGCTACACTCTGGCCCGCCCGCCGCGCGACATCACCATCGGGCAGATCCTGCGCGCCGTCGACGGCCCCCTCGCCGGGGTGCGCGGGCTGCGCCCCGAGGAGACGCATTACGAGGGCGCGGCGGAGAACCTGCCCCGGCTCTGGGTGGCCGTCCGGGCCGCCGTCCGGCAGGTGGTGGACGAGGTGAGCCTGGCCGAGATGGCCAGCGGGAAGCTCCCGGGGCACGTCCGCAAGCTGATCGCCCGCCCCGACGCCTGGGAGCCCCGCTGA
- a CDS encoding malonic semialdehyde reductase: MNAPATKLLALDRAAQDLLFRAARTANAFTDEPVDEEQVRAIHDLVRNGPTALNAQPLRVLLLRSAPARARLLPYVSSGNRDKTAAAPLTAVLAADVDWHDRLPELFPHRPGARDWFTGDPAGREAQARLNAALQIGYLLVGVRAAGLAAGPMAGFDTAGVERDFFPDGRHRVLLLMNIGRPAPDAWRERLPRLDYAEAVRTL; encoded by the coding sequence GTGAACGCACCCGCCACCAAGCTGCTCGCGCTCGACCGGGCCGCCCAGGACCTGCTGTTCCGGGCGGCCCGCACGGCCAACGCGTTCACCGACGAACCGGTCGACGAGGAGCAGGTCCGGGCCATCCACGACCTGGTCCGCAACGGCCCGACCGCGCTGAACGCCCAGCCGCTGCGGGTGCTGCTGCTGCGTTCCGCGCCGGCCCGGGCCCGGCTGCTGCCGTACGTCAGCTCCGGTAACCGGGACAAGACGGCCGCCGCCCCGCTGACCGCGGTGCTCGCCGCCGACGTGGACTGGCACGACCGGCTGCCCGAGCTGTTCCCGCACCGGCCCGGCGCGCGCGACTGGTTCACCGGCGACCCGGCCGGCCGGGAGGCGCAGGCCCGGCTCAACGCCGCGCTGCAGATCGGCTACCTGCTGGTCGGGGTGCGCGCGGCCGGGCTGGCCGCCGGACCGATGGCCGGGTTCGACACGGCCGGAGTGGAGCGGGATTTCTTTCCGGACGGCCGGCACCGGGTGCTGCTGCTCATGAACATCGGCCGGCCGGCGCCGGACGCCTGGCGGGAGCGGCTGCCCCGGCTCGACTACGCCGAGGCGGTCCGCACCCTCTGA
- a CDS encoding flavin reductase family protein: MTTVDRPGAGTVELRPVDTGTFRGLLRRQASTVTVVTTPGLHPGRRLPSLPPAGFTATSFTSVSLDPPLVSFCLGRESSSWPTVAHAEHVAVHLLASGQQEVAKIFATSGIDRFAAHPGWETGPFGVPLIGDALALLLCRVVRRIEAGDHTLVLAEPLALGAGEDGDPLVHHRGGYTTTLGGWPETW, from the coding sequence GTGACCACCGTGGACCGGCCCGGGGCCGGCACCGTCGAGCTGCGTCCGGTCGACACCGGCACGTTCCGTGGCCTGCTGCGCCGGCAGGCGTCCACGGTCACCGTGGTCACCACCCCCGGCCTGCACCCCGGCCGCCGCCTGCCGTCGCTGCCCCCGGCCGGTTTCACCGCCACCTCGTTCACCTCGGTGTCGCTGGACCCGCCGCTGGTGTCGTTCTGCCTGGGCCGGGAGTCGTCGAGCTGGCCGACCGTGGCCCACGCCGAGCACGTGGCCGTGCACCTGCTCGCCTCCGGGCAGCAGGAGGTCGCGAAGATCTTCGCCACCAGCGGGATCGACCGGTTCGCCGCCCACCCCGGCTGGGAGACCGGACCGTTCGGGGTGCCGCTGATCGGCGACGCCCTGGCCCTGCTGCTCTGCCGGGTGGTCCGCCGGATCGAGGCCGGTGACCACACCCTCGTGCTCGCCGAGCCCCTGGCGCTCGGCGCGGGCGAGGACGGCGACCCGCTGGTGCACCACCGCGGCGGGTACACCACCACCCTCGGGGGCTGGCCGGAGACGTGGTGA
- a CDS encoding LLM class flavin-dependent oxidoreductase, whose protein sequence is MSRTLHLNAFLMGVGHHEAAWRHPRTDPRRIADVTHFQELARIAERGTLDSVFLADSLAVGPAVRHNIQAVFEPLTLLAALATVTEHIGLIATASTTYNEPFNLARAFASLDHLSGGRAGWNIVTSAQAREARNFNLDDHPAHAERYRRAAEFVDVAIKLWDSWEDGALVLDTAAGVFADTDRVHDIAHRGDRFQVHGPLNTPRPPQGRPLLVQAGSSADGVAFAARYAEAVFTAQQTFADGQAFRAELRRATAAAGRDPDGVKVLPGIAPVIGGTESEARALADELEALIVPEHALAQLSGMTGLDLAGLPLDGPLPDLPDATAVQSHQSRYQLVVDLARREKLTIRQLIGRLGGGRGHRVVAGTPEQIADEIELWFTQGAADGFNVMPPLLPHGLEAFVDHVVPLLRRRGLFRHEYTGRTLREHYGLARPASTWADRELVGA, encoded by the coding sequence ATGTCCCGAACCCTGCACCTCAACGCGTTCCTGATGGGTGTCGGCCACCACGAGGCGGCCTGGCGGCACCCCCGCACCGACCCGCGCCGGATCGCCGACGTCACGCACTTCCAGGAGCTGGCCCGCATCGCCGAGCGGGGCACGCTCGACTCGGTGTTCCTCGCCGACTCGCTCGCCGTCGGCCCGGCCGTCCGGCACAACATCCAGGCCGTCTTCGAGCCGCTCACCCTGCTCGCCGCGCTGGCCACCGTCACCGAGCACATCGGCCTGATCGCCACGGCCTCCACCACCTACAACGAGCCGTTCAACCTGGCCCGCGCGTTCGCCTCGCTGGACCACCTCAGCGGCGGCCGGGCCGGCTGGAACATCGTCACCTCGGCACAGGCCCGGGAGGCCCGCAACTTCAACCTCGACGACCACCCGGCGCACGCCGAGCGGTACCGCCGGGCCGCCGAGTTCGTCGACGTGGCGATCAAGCTCTGGGACAGCTGGGAGGACGGCGCGCTGGTCCTCGACACCGCGGCCGGCGTCTTCGCCGACACCGACCGGGTGCACGACATCGCGCACCGCGGCGACCGGTTCCAGGTGCACGGTCCGCTGAACACCCCCCGGCCACCGCAGGGCCGGCCGCTGCTGGTCCAGGCGGGCTCGTCCGCCGACGGCGTCGCGTTCGCCGCCCGCTACGCCGAGGCCGTGTTCACCGCCCAGCAGACCTTCGCCGACGGCCAGGCGTTCCGCGCCGAGCTGCGGCGGGCGACCGCCGCCGCCGGCCGCGACCCCGACGGGGTGAAGGTGCTGCCGGGAATCGCGCCGGTGATCGGGGGTACGGAGTCCGAGGCCCGTGCCCTCGCCGACGAGCTGGAGGCGCTGATCGTGCCCGAGCACGCCCTCGCCCAGCTCTCCGGCATGACCGGTCTCGATCTCGCCGGACTGCCGCTGGACGGGCCGCTGCCCGATTTGCCCGACGCCACCGCCGTGCAGTCGCACCAGAGCCGCTACCAGCTCGTCGTAGACCTGGCCCGGCGGGAGAAGCTCACCATCCGGCAGCTCATCGGCCGGCTCGGGGGCGGTCGCGGGCACCGCGTCGTCGCCGGCACCCCCGAGCAGATCGCCGACGAGATCGAGCTCTGGTTCACCCAGGGCGCCGCCGACGGCTTCAACGTCATGCCACCCCTGCTGCCCCACGGACTGGAGGCCTTCGTGGACCACGTCGTACCGCTGCTGCGCCGGCGCGGCCTGTTCCGGCACGAGTACACCGGCCGGACCCTGCGCGAGCACTACGGCCTGGCCCGCCCGGCCAGCACCTGGGCCGACCGCGAGCTGGTGGGCGCGTGA
- a CDS encoding ABC transporter permease, producing the protein MVDIAERPAGAAGRPAAPPAPAARPAGPPAAPAAAPTLPGRLLGFGGRALHRGVALLALAGIWETAPRAGLVDRVFLPPLSEVLTAWWTLLRTGQLADHVGASLTRSLTGLALAVAAAIPLGLLIGWYRPLADLLSPLLEVFRNTAALALLPVFVLILGLGETSKIALVVYACSWPILLNTIAGVKGVDPLLVRSARSMGLNHLRLFQKVILPAAVPTIFTGVRLAGAYSILVLVAAEMVGAKAGLGYLINYAQYNFAIPDMYAGIITISAIGLVVNQLLVAGERRFSTWRVDVTA; encoded by the coding sequence TTGGTTGACATCGCCGAACGGCCTGCGGGGGCGGCGGGCCGGCCCGCAGCGCCCCCAGCACCGGCGGCCCGGCCCGCCGGGCCCCCGGCGGCCCCCGCCGCCGCGCCCACCCTGCCCGGGCGGCTGCTCGGGTTCGGCGGTCGGGCCCTGCACCGCGGCGTCGCGCTGCTGGCCCTGGCCGGGATCTGGGAGACCGCGCCCCGGGCCGGGCTGGTCGACCGGGTCTTCCTGCCCCCGCTGTCCGAGGTGCTCACCGCCTGGTGGACGCTGCTGCGCACCGGGCAGCTCGCCGACCACGTCGGCGCGAGCCTGACCCGCTCGCTCACCGGGCTGGCCCTGGCGGTGGCCGCCGCCATCCCGCTGGGCCTGCTGATCGGCTGGTACCGGCCGCTCGCCGACCTGCTCAGCCCGCTGCTGGAGGTGTTCCGCAACACCGCCGCGCTGGCGCTGCTGCCGGTCTTCGTGCTCATCCTCGGCCTGGGCGAGACCTCCAAGATCGCCCTGGTGGTCTACGCCTGCTCCTGGCCGATCCTGCTGAACACCATCGCCGGGGTGAAGGGAGTGGACCCGCTGCTGGTCCGCTCGGCCCGCTCGATGGGGCTCAACCACCTGCGCCTGTTCCAGAAGGTGATCCTGCCGGCGGCCGTGCCGACCATCTTCACCGGCGTCCGGCTCGCCGGGGCGTACTCGATCCTCGTGCTGGTCGCCGCCGAGATGGTCGGCGCGAAGGCCGGCCTCGGCTACCTCATCAACTACGCGCAGTACAACTTCGCGATCCCCGACATGTACGCCGGGATCATCACGATCTCCGCCATCGGCCTGGTCGTCAACCAACTCCTCGTCGCCGGGGAACGCCGCTTCTCCACCTGGCGCGTCGACGTCACCGCCTGA
- a CDS encoding ABC transporter ATP-binding protein: MSTDKILFDRVTKVFPGRRGSGGAVTALDELTLGVRPGEFLVVVGPSGCGKSTLLDLLGGLSAPTGGQVLVDGRPVTGPGLDRGIVFQQYALLPWRTAAGNVAFGLEAKGVPRAHPADLIAHHLDLVGLAGFADRYPHELSGGMKQRVAIARSLAYDPDVLLMDEPFAALDAQTRDSLQDELVRIWQATGKTVVFITHGIDEAVHLGQRVAVMTSRPGRIKEVIDIELGDREAEEDLRSSDAFRHHRHQIWTLLRDEVRAAQSAVREEARVG, from the coding sequence GTGAGCACCGACAAGATCCTCTTCGACCGGGTGACGAAGGTCTTCCCGGGCCGGCGGGGCAGCGGCGGCGCGGTCACCGCGCTCGACGAGCTGACCCTCGGCGTACGCCCCGGCGAGTTCCTGGTCGTCGTCGGCCCCAGCGGCTGCGGCAAGTCCACCCTGCTCGACCTGTTGGGCGGGCTCTCCGCCCCCACCGGCGGGCAGGTGCTGGTCGACGGTCGCCCGGTCACCGGGCCCGGCCTGGACCGGGGCATCGTCTTCCAGCAGTACGCGCTGCTGCCCTGGCGCACCGCCGCCGGCAACGTCGCGTTCGGACTGGAGGCCAAGGGCGTGCCGCGCGCCCACCCCGCCGACCTGATCGCCCACCACCTCGACCTGGTCGGGCTCGCCGGGTTCGCCGACCGCTACCCGCACGAGCTGTCCGGCGGCATGAAGCAGCGGGTGGCCATCGCCCGCAGTCTCGCGTACGACCCCGACGTGCTGCTCATGGACGAGCCGTTCGCGGCGCTCGACGCGCAGACCCGCGACTCGCTCCAGGACGAGCTGGTCCGGATCTGGCAGGCCACCGGCAAGACGGTCGTCTTCATCACCCACGGCATCGACGAGGCCGTCCACCTCGGTCAGCGGGTCGCCGTGATGACCTCCCGCCCGGGGCGGATCAAGGAGGTCATCGACATCGAACTGGGCGACCGGGAGGCGGAGGAGGACCTGCGCTCCTCCGACGCGTTCCGGCACCACCGGCACCAGATCTGGACGCTGCTGCGCGACGAGGTGCGTGCCGCCCAGTCCGCCGTACGGGAGGAGGCCCGCGTTGGTTGA